The Thiomicrorhabdus aquaedulcis sequence GTTGATGTTTCTGCCAACGTCATTTCAAGTAGCTCATAGTCTTCATTAGTTTTGTCGTCTAACGCTAAATCTGAAGTTACCAGGCCTGGTGAATCTGTTGTAAGGCTGTTTTCAACGTCTGTTTTGGCTAAGCTATCGTCATGAGCCTCATCTAAAGCCACGTCCATATCATCTAAATCATCAATATCATCAGTTACATTTATATTTTCTTGTGCTGTTGGTGTAGAGGTAGACTCGATTTCGATTTCGTCATTAAGCGAATCGGCAAATTCATCTTCTAAGCTGTCGGGTAGGGTTTCTAGCAACGCCGTATTGGTCAAAGAAGAAGTGGATGGATTGTTTTGTGTAACTGAATTTAATAGAGCATCAATGTCAAAATCATCATCGCTGTTGTCTTCATTGTCATCTAGCTGTGCGATTTCATTGGTGATTGGGACAGATATGTCGGCGGTGGTTTCTTTTTCGGCGCTGACTTGCGCCATTAGCGCGTCAATGTCGTCTAAATCTAAAATATCGTCTTGAGCGTTGTCTGGCAATTCGCCCATCATGCTCAGCATTTCTTGTGTGGCTAAATCGTCTTTTTCTAAGTTGATTGTGGACATTATGGGCTACCTCGCAGCGTGAAATGACAGATTGGTCATCCTAAATAAGGACAGGTGCATGAGTGGGTTGTTGGTTAAAAATGGTTAAATTTAAGCCCGAACTCTTTCATGCAAAGGTCGCAAACAGTGTGTTTAAAAATTATTATAAATTATTACCTAGATAAGCATATTGTGTGCCATTTTTAAACTGATGAGCTTTCACCAGGCCTGGTTAAGGGTTTAACTTAAATACACCAAAGTTGGCCGGTTGATCAAAATGAAGGGTTTGTTGGGATATGGGGTGCGTCAATGTCAAACTTTTGGCGTGCAATAAAAGGCGATTTGCTTGGCCTAGTGCAATGGGATCGGCGTATAAGTTATCGCCTAAAATGGGGTGGCCAAGTGCTTTCATGTGCACTCTAAGTTGATGCGAACGTCCTGTAATGGGGGTGAGTTCTACCCAAAATGCAGTGCAAGTAGCATTGGTCAAATCAAACTGTTTTAAGGTGTTCCAGTAGGTTTGTGCGTCTTTACCCCAGGTAAAGTCTACTATTTGGCGAGGACGACGCTCCCAGTCGCAGCGCATGGGTAAGCGTATTTGTCCGTGCGATTGACTGGGCAGACCAGCGCAAACGGCGTGATAGGTTTTTTGGTTTGGCGGGTTTCAAATTGCCAGCTTAAATGGCGATGTGTTTCAGGATTTAATGCCAATACCATAATCCCCGATGTGTCCATGTCTAAGCGATGAACAATTTTAGCGCTCGGATAATGCGGGTGCAAATGTGTGAGCAAGCACTCTTGATTTTCAGGGCTGCGACCCGCAACCGACAGCAATCCGCTGGGTTTATTAATCACCAGTATGTTGCTATCGCTCCATAAAACCCAATCGTCCGAAAAAGAAAATTTAAGCGGGTGGATAGAGGGCGCTTTTAGCGAGGAGGGCGTGGCATTGAGAGGTGCGTGCATTTTAAAGAGTAGCCTTATAGAATGGCTTTACATTTTAATCTAAGGAGTGGGTCTATGGCTAAGAAAGTGGCGGTATTATTTGTGTGCTTGGGCAATATTTGCCGTTCGCCGACAGCGCACGGTGTGTTTAGACAGTTGGTGCTTAATCAAGGGTTGAATGAGCGCATTCAAATTGACTCAGCCGGAACAGCAGCCTATCACGTAGGAAAAGCCCCAGACAGTCGTTCAACATTGGTGGCAAAAGAGCGTGGCATAGACATGAGCGATTTACGTGCTCGTAAAGTCGATTTTGGGGATTTTATTGAATATGATTATATTTTGGCGATGGATGAGGCGAATTTTAATCATTTAAAGGCCATGGCACTGCCTGAGCATTATTCTAAAATTAAGCTGTTTTTAGACTACAGTCAAGAGTTTGAAGAGCGCGAAGTGCCAGACCCATATTATGGCGGAGCAACTGGGTTTGACCACGTTTTTGATTTGGTAGAATCGGCGTCTAAGGGTTTACTGGCGCATATTAAGCAGCAGAATTTGTAAGGATATAGTAATAAGAGCGTGGGATTTTTAATGCCATAAACACAAAAAGCACCCTGGGGTGCTTTTTGTGTTTATGGCTGGTTAAAAAACCTTACTGGTTATTTGATGGCTCATTGTTAACAATGTGCACACCAGAGGTTTCATCTTCGCTTTCGCCTTCTTTACGACGGCGATTACGCGGTCTTCTAGAGGGACGAGTTTTTCTAGGGCGACGACTTGGTTCTGCAGTGGCATCGGCAGTCGTATCGGCAGTAGTTTCATCTTGTTGCACAGCCGCCGTTAAAGGCACTTCTTGACGGTTGTCGTCATGGTGCTGCACATCTGCGATGGGCTCTTGCGGCGCATCGCTTATTTGCTGCAATTCCATTTGAAAAAGCACAGGCGCTGATTCAATGCTGGAATGAGCCGGTTCGTTAATAACAGGAGCCATTTCTATTTGAACGTCGGCTTGTGTGTCAGTGTTAACATCGGCACGAACATCGGTTGATACTAATACGGTTTGAACAGAAGGCGTTTCAGCCATGTCTGTAACCGGTTCGGTGGTGGTGCTCATTTCAGCGTGAGTGTCTTTTACCACTTCTTGAGCCACTTCTTGAACGGTTTCTTGAGCAGGTTCTTGAATAATAGGTTGCTCTATGGGTTGCTCAACGATGTCTAAAATACGTTCTACCACACGCTCAACAGGTGTTTCGATGATGGTTTTGGTTTCAGCAATTGATCCAGGCATCGCTTCAGTCGCAGTGTTTACATCAGATTCTAGCGGTAACTGAGCACTAAACGTCGCTAAGGTGTTGGCTGCAATCAGTTGTTGCGCTTCGTCTGAGGCAGGGTGCGGCGAATCAATCGACATGTTTTCAGCACCATCAGGCGCACGACGACGACTGTTGTACGAACGAGTGTTGTAACGACTACGACGTTTTTGCGCTGGACGACGGCCTTGATTGCCTTCGGTGTCTTCACTGTCATCGCTCATTACTGGTGCGTCTTCAACGCTCAGGTCAGAGGCCAGTCCGTCTACAGCCAGCTCTAGGTCGCCTGGACGGTTTTCGCGTGGCTCACGACGATTACGGTTACTGGAACGCGAACGGTTAGGCTTTCTTTGACCTTCTGCTCCAGACTCATCGGTTCTGTCGTTTCTGCTTGTGTCTTGAACCGCCTCGTTCAAGTTTAGTTCAGACGTTTCGGCTGTCTCAGGGGGACGGCGACGGCTGTTACTATTATTACTGTTGCGGCGACTATTTTGTGAGCGGTTACCACGTCGTTCGTCGTTTTGGCTACGGCTTGAACGGCCGTTTGAGCGACGAATGGCTGGTTCAACCACGGCTTCTTCTTGTGTTTCAGGTTTGCTAAATAACGCTTTCCAAACACGTTTGAACAGGCCTGGTTTAGCCGGTTCAGTTATCTGTGGCACAACACTGACTACTGGCGCAGGTGGTGCAGATTGCTGTACGTTTTGTACGGCAGGCTCTTCTTTAATGATTTTTTGACGGGCTCGTGCTGATGTTCCAGTTCGGGCATTACCATCTCTTTGACTTCGTAACTGGCGCTCACCGGCATCTCTTCGCCATGACGGGTACGATCCATGATGTACTGTGGAGTTTCGAGATGCTCATTGGGTACAATTAAGACGTGTAGATTGTGACGGTCTTCTACCTTAATAATTTGATTACGTTTTTCATTTAATAAAAACGTTGCTACGTCGACGGGCAGCTGAATGGTCACGCGGCGGGTGTTTTCTTTCATGCTTTCTTCTTCAAGCAAGCGCAAGATAGACAGGCCAAGCGATTCTACGCCACGAATGACCCCAACGCCTTTGCAACGTGGGCAAACAATTTGTGTGGATTCGTCAATAGAAGGGCGCAGTCTTTGACGTGACATTTCAAGTAAACCAAAGCGAGATATTTTACCTATTTGCACGCGTGCGCGATCCGACTTAACGGCATCGCGCATTTTGTTTTCAACGTCGCGCTGGTGCTTATTAGATTGCATGTCAATAAAGTCAATGACCACTAAACCGCCTAGGTCGCGTAAACGCAATTGGCGAGCAATTTCACACGCCGCTTCCATGTTGGTGTGAAACGCAGTTTCTTCAATGTCGCCACCTTTGGTAGAGCGACTTGAGTTAATGTCAATGGCCGTCAGGGCTTCGGTTATGTCAATAACAATGACACCCCCCGATGGCAAAACTACTTCACGTTGATAAGCGGATTCAATTTGAGATTCGATTTGAAAGCGTGTAAATAGCGGGATTTTGTCTTGATAAGGCTTAACCTTATATACCTGTTGCGGCATTACGTGCTGAATAAATTCACGG is a genomic window containing:
- a CDS encoding low molecular weight protein-tyrosine-phosphatase — encoded protein: MAKKVAVLFVCLGNICRSPTAHGVFRQLVLNQGLNERIQIDSAGTAAYHVGKAPDSRSTLVAKERGIDMSDLRARKVDFGDFIEYDYILAMDEANFNHLKAMALPEHYSKIKLFLDYSQEFEEREVPDPYYGGATGFDHVFDLVESASKGLLAHIKQQNL
- a CDS encoding Rne/Rng family ribonuclease, translated to MYKGRITRIEPSLEAAFIDYGAERHGFLPFKEVAEEYFPDGKANNGRFSIKDVLTEGQEIIVQVQKEERGNKGAALTTQITLAGPYVVMMPNNPKAGGISRRIEGDERTDIRDTLRDLQTPDGMGLIIRTAGVGKSTEELQWGVDYLVQLWSSIQQATNSKAAPFLIHQESDIVILAIRDYLRQDIGEIIIDDMDTFHKAREFIQHVMPQQVYKVKPYQDKIPLFTRFQIESQIESAYQREVVLPSGGVIVIDITEALTAIDINSSRSTKGGDIEETAFHTNMEAACEIARQLRLRDLGGLVVIDFIDMQSNKHQRDVENKMRDAVKSDRARVQIGKISRFGLLEMSRQRLRPSIDESTQIVCPRCKGVGVIRGVESLGLSILRLLEEESMKENTRRVTIQLPVDVATFLLNEKRNQIIKVEDRHNLHVLIVPNEHLETPQYIMDRTRHGEEMPVSASYEVKEMVMPELEHQHEPVKKSLKKSLPYKTYSNLHHLRQ